In Pithys albifrons albifrons isolate INPA30051 chromosome 8, PitAlb_v1, whole genome shotgun sequence, a single window of DNA contains:
- the USP37 gene encoding ubiquitin carboxyl-terminal hydrolase 37 — translation MALLKVHGPVRMRSMQTGITKWKEGSFEIVEKDNKVNLVVHYNVGGIPKTFQLSHNIKTVTLRPNGRKLCCLMLTLKDTSFLTIDKVPFKDANEMRMYLDAVHQDRIHTAGKPAQGSGSFGGVLGSRTTQKEANRQFSHIENQTPPKRVTVESKEENTFRKVLGTPARGSVKNSAGAGTPSNRVNISASPVSSVPHRTGLSENREKRKRTQPPGSEISEDYPKENDSSTNNKALSDPAWKYLNSSREKQLNLKQAEENRTSGILPLQSSSFYGSRSSSKEYSTGSSTLDRSSVSSQTSSAKRSLGFLSQPAPLSVKKMRPNQDYTGWNKPRVPLSTHPQQQLQGFSNLGNTCYMNAILQSLFSIQSFANDLLKQGIPWKKIPLNALIRRFAHLLAKKDVCSPEVKKELLKKVKSAISATAERFSGYMQNDAHEFLSQCLDQLKEDMEKLNKTWKSEPVPNEDNSPGRASDDLSATKVYTCPVISNLEFEVQHSIICKMCGEMVTKREQFNDLSIDLPRRKKLLPSRSIQDSLDLFFRAEEIEYSCEKCNGKSAVVTHKFNRLPRVLILHLKRYSFNVALSLNHKVGQQVVIPRYLTLLSHCTESTRLPLTLGWSVHSAISRPLKASQMVNSCTVSTSTPCRKYTFKSKSSATLCVDSDSDDEPLKRSVAHSQRLCNIQSRDQQQLQEEPEKSSKRSKMEGDKPELGNAGFDGMSEDELLAAVLEISKREASQSLSHDEDKLTSSPDTGFGDDEIQDLPENLESMEMEKSRTVLDSGPSNFTEITKDFDENKENKTPEGSQGEVDWLQQYDMEREREEQELQQALAQSLQEQEAREQKEDDDLKRATELSLQEFNSSLLDSVGSDEDSGNEDVLDMEYSEAEAEELKRNAETGELPHSYRLISIVSHIGSTSSSGHYISDVYDIKKQSWFTYNDLEVSRTLETTVQCDRDRSGYIFFYMHKDIFDELLETEKNAQPLSMEVGRSIRQPL, via the exons ATGGCTCTGTTAAAGGTGCACGGACCTGTCCGGATGCGCAGCATGCAGACTGGGATTACAAAATGGAAAGAAGGGAGCTTTGAAATTGTGGAGAAGGACAACAAAGTGAATCTAGTAGTTCACTACAATGTTGGAGGAATTCCAAAGACGTTTCAG CTAAGCCATAACATTAAAACTGTGACCTTACGACCTAATGGCAGAAAACTGTGCTGCCTGATGCTGACACTAAAGGATACGAGCTTCCTGACAATTGATAAGGTGCCATTTAAAGATGCAAATGAAATGCGGATGTATTTGGATGCAGTCCATCAAGACAGGATTCATACTG CTGGGAAACCCGCTCAAGGATCTGGGAGCTTTGGaggtgtgctgggcagcagaACCACACAGAAGGAAGCAAACAGGCAATTCTCCCATATAGAGAACCAG ACTCCTCCCAAAAGAGTGACAGTGGAAAGTAAGGAGGAAAATACATTTCGCAAGGTGCTGGGTACCCCAGCGAGAGGCTCTGTTAAGAATTCTGCTGGAGCTGGAACACCGAGCAACAGGGTGAACATTTCAGCATCTCCTGTGTCATCGGTCCCTCACAGAACGGGCTTGTCCGAGAATCG tgaaaagaggaaaaggacaCAACCTCCTGGTTCAGAAATAAGTGAAGATTATCCCAAAGAGAATGATTCTTCAAC GAATAATAAAGCCTTGAGTGATCCAGCATGGAAGTACTTGAACAGTAGCAGAGAGAAACAATTGAATCTGAAGCAGGCTGAGGAAAATAGGACATCag gtATTTTGCCACTGCAGTCATCATCCTTTTATGGTAGTCGGTCCTCGTCAAAAGAGTACTCCACTGGCAGTTCCACCCTGGACAG gtCTAGTGTATCCAGCCAGACCTCTTCAGCCAAAAGAAGCCTGGGATTTCTTTCTCAGCCTGCCCCTCTTTCTGTTAAGAAAATGAGGCCTAATCAAGATTACACAGGGTGGAACAAACCCCGAGTGCCCCTTTCCACCCATCCTCAACAACAACTGCAAGG attttcaaACTTGGGAAACACCTGCTACATGAATGCCATTCTACAGTCCTTGTTTTCAATTCAGTCTTTTGCTAATGATTTGCTCAAACAGGGTATCccctggaaaaaaattccactcAATGCACTTATCAG ACGTTTTGCCCATCTGCTTGCTAAAAAGGATGTCTGCAGCCCTGAGGTTAAGAAAGAGCTGCTCAAGAAGGTGAAAAGTGCCATTTCAGCTACTGCAGAGAGATTTTCTGGGTACATGCAGAAT GATGCACATGAGTTCTTGAGCCAGTGCCTGGATCAGCTAAAGGAAGACATGGAAAAGTTAAACAAAACTTGGAAGAGTGAACCAGTCCCTAATGAGGATAACTCCCCAGGACGTGCTTCTGATGACCTCTCAGCCACCAAAGTTTATACATGTCCAGTTATCAGTAACTTAGAGTTTGAGGTTCAGCATTCTATCATTTGCAAAAT GTGTGGTGAAATGGTCACTAAACGAGAACAGTTTAATGACCTTTCCATTGACCTTCCTCGAAGAAAGAAATTGCTTCCTTCCCGATCGATCCAGGATTCTCTTGACCTCTTTTTTCGG GCAGAGGAGATCGAGTATTCCTGTGAGAAGTGCAATGGAAAGTCTGCTGTTGTCACACACAAGTTCAACAGGCTTCCCAG GGTCCTGATTCTTCATCTGAAACGATACAGCTTCAATGTAGCATTGTCTCTCAATCATAAAGTTGGGCAGCAGGTGGTTATTCCAAGATACTTAACCCTCCTTTCCCATTGTACGGAAAGCACCCGACTGCCTCTGACACTGGGATGGAGTGTCCATTCTGCAAT ttCCCGTCCATTGAAAGCCTCCCAAATGGTGAATTCCTGTACTGTAAGCACTTCCACACCTTGTAG aaaatacacTTTCAAGTCAAAGAGCTCTGCAACACTCTGTGTAGATTCTGACAGTGATGATGAGCCACTGAAACGCTCTGTTGCCCATAGCCAAAGGTTGTGTAACATACAGAGTAGAGATCAGCAACAACTGCAAGAAGAGCCAGAAAAG AGTTCAAAGAGAAGTAAAATGGAGGGTGATAAACCTGAGCTGGGTAATGCTGGTTTTGATGGGATGAGTGAAGATGAGCTGCTAGCAGCAGTCTTGGAGATTAGCAAAAGGGAAGCGTCTCAGTCTCTGAGCCATGACGAAGATAAGCTCACAAGCAGCCCAGACACTGGTTTTGGAGATGATGAAATTCAGGATTTGCCAGAAAACCTGGAATCTATGGAGATGGAGAAATCCAGAACAGTGTTAGACTCAG GTCCTTCCAATTTCACAGAGATAACTAAAGATTTTGATgagaacaaggaaaacaaaactccaGAAGGCTCCCAGGGAGAGGTTGACTGGCTGCAGCAGTATGatatggagagagagagggaagaacaaGAACTTCAACAGGCACTGGCCCAAAGCCTTCAAGAGCAA GAGGCACGAGAACAGAAAGAGGATGATGACCTCAAACGAGCCACGGAATTAAGTCTACAAG AGTTTAACAGCTCTCTCCTGGACAGCGTTGGTTCTGATGAAGACTCTGGGAATGAGGATGTTCTTGACATGGAGTATTCAGAAGCTGAAGCAGAagagctgaaaagaaatgctgag aCAGGAGAGCTTCCTCACTCCTATCGTCTCATCAGCATCGTCAGCCATATTGGGAGCACATCATCTTCAG GTCATTATATCAGTGATGTCTATGATATCAAGAAGCAATCCTGGTTCACCTACAATGACCTGGAAGTGTCTAGAACTCTTGAGACCACTGTTCAGTGTGACAGAGACAGAAGTGGCTACATCTTCTTCTACATGCACAA GGATATCTTCGATGAGTTactagaaacagaaaaaaatgcacagcCACTTAGCATGGAAGTTGGAAGGTCGATTCGGCAGCCTCTGTGA